In Sulfitobacter sp. W027, a single window of DNA contains:
- a CDS encoding MFS transporter, with protein MAQTGRRKRIWGWYFFDWASQPYNTLLLTFIFGPYFAQTATNALVDGGMELGAAKAQAQAYWGYGLALAGIAIAILAPILGAVADSSGRRMPWIWLFSAMYVIGAGALWWTAPADFSMLWALFFFGIGLVGMEFATIFTNAYLPELHPDADERGRISGDGWAFGYAGGVLALIAMIALFQSGANGRTMAGLSPLFGLDTATKADTRIVGPLTAIWYAVFMIPFFLYVRDTPKPDAQRYRVGAGLSDLARTLRGLPKHPSLLAYLGSSMFYRDALNGMYTFGGVYALGVLDWSIQEIGIFGILAAISGAVFCVLGGRIDRRIGPMPVIVACCIILVATACLIISLGPNSIMGVSLPEGSALPDILFYVAGASIGAAGGALQASSRNMLTRQGNPERMTEAFGLYALSGKATSFLAPALIALTSDLTGSQRLGITPVVGLFIVGLILLAWVKPKGDFAT; from the coding sequence ATGGCACAGACAGGCAGGCGCAAGCGCATCTGGGGATGGTACTTTTTCGACTGGGCAAGCCAGCCTTACAACACCCTGCTGCTGACCTTCATCTTCGGTCCCTATTTCGCCCAGACCGCGACCAATGCACTGGTCGATGGCGGGATGGAGCTCGGCGCCGCGAAAGCCCAAGCTCAGGCCTATTGGGGCTATGGTCTGGCGCTGGCCGGGATCGCGATTGCTATACTGGCTCCAATCCTTGGTGCGGTGGCGGATTCCTCCGGGCGGCGGATGCCGTGGATCTGGCTGTTCTCGGCCATGTATGTGATCGGCGCGGGTGCGCTGTGGTGGACCGCCCCGGCGGATTTCTCAATGCTTTGGGCGCTGTTTTTCTTTGGCATTGGCTTGGTCGGGATGGAGTTTGCCACGATTTTTACCAACGCCTACCTGCCGGAACTGCACCCAGACGCCGATGAGCGCGGGCGCATTTCGGGCGATGGCTGGGCCTTTGGCTATGCTGGCGGTGTGCTGGCGCTGATCGCGATGATTGCTCTGTTCCAAAGCGGCGCGAATGGGCGCACGATGGCGGGGCTATCTCCGCTCTTCGGGCTGGATACGGCGACGAAGGCTGACACCCGTATTGTCGGGCCGCTTACCGCGATCTGGTACGCGGTCTTTATGATCCCCTTCTTTCTCTATGTGCGCGACACGCCGAAGCCCGATGCCCAACGCTACCGTGTGGGCGCGGGATTGTCGGATCTGGCGCGCACATTACGGGGGCTGCCGAAACACCCTTCGTTACTGGCCTATCTTGGCTCCTCCATGTTCTACCGCGATGCGTTGAACGGGATGTACACCTTCGGCGGGGTCTATGCGCTTGGCGTGCTGGATTGGTCGATTCAAGAGATTGGCATCTTCGGCATCCTTGCCGCCATTTCCGGTGCGGTGTTCTGCGTGCTGGGCGGGCGGATCGACCGGCGCATCGGCCCGATGCCGGTGATCGTGGCCTGCTGCATCATCCTTGTGGCGACTGCCTGTTTGATCATCTCGCTGGGGCCGAATTCTATCATGGGCGTTTCTTTGCCTGAGGGGTCTGCCCTGCCCGATATCCTATTCTATGTCGCTGGTGCCTCCATCGGGGCGGCGGGCGGTGCGCTGCAGGCGTCTTCGCGTAACATGCTGACACGGCAAGGAAACCCAGAGCGGATGACCGAGGCCTTCGGCCTCTATGCGCTTTCGGGCAAGGCCACTTCCTTCCTGGCTCCGGCGCTGATTGCCCTGACCAGTGACCTCACCGGCAGCCAGCGGCTTGGCATCACCCCTGTCGTGGGGCTTTTCATCGTCGGTTTGATCCTGTTAGCGTGGGTCAAACCCAAGGGAGATTTCGCCACATGA
- the mepA gene encoding penicillin-insensitive murein endopeptidase, which yields MTLLRTLTSVALAFALASCGGGRTETDISGEKVALPTIGSSGGALSTVAAKQLFGAKSFASTQSSAAFGSYSKGCLAGAEQLPETGPTWQAMRLSRNRNWAHPEMVDMVKKLSRKAAQQPGWEGIYVGDMSQPRGGPMLTGHASHQIGLDADIWMLPPKSLNLSRAQRENISSISMRRSSGAYVNSSWTPAHHEVIKAAAQDPRTARIFVFPGAKVQMCADEKGDRSYLRKIRPWYGHHYHFHVRINCPKGARGCVDQAPPPPGDGCADARQWQANILNPPKPDPNARKTTPKPKRDILLADLPAQCNAVLNAN from the coding sequence ATGACGCTGCTTCGCACCCTCACCTCCGTGGCGCTGGCCTTTGCGCTGGCCTCATGCGGGGGCGGCCGGACCGAAACCGACATCAGCGGCGAGAAAGTCGCCCTGCCGACCATCGGCTCTTCAGGCGGCGCACTCAGCACTGTCGCGGCCAAGCAGCTTTTCGGGGCCAAGAGCTTTGCCTCCACGCAATCCTCGGCCGCCTTCGGCAGCTACTCTAAAGGCTGCCTCGCCGGAGCCGAGCAATTGCCCGAGACGGGTCCGACATGGCAGGCCATGCGCCTGTCGCGTAACCGCAACTGGGCCCATCCTGAGATGGTCGATATGGTCAAGAAACTCAGCCGCAAGGCCGCGCAGCAGCCGGGTTGGGAAGGCATCTATGTGGGCGATATGAGCCAGCCGCGCGGGGGGCCGATGCTGACCGGTCACGCCAGCCATCAGATCGGCTTGGACGCCGATATCTGGATGCTGCCGCCGAAGTCGCTGAACCTCAGCCGGGCGCAACGCGAGAATATCTCGTCCATCTCCATGCGCCGCTCCAGCGGGGCCTATGTGAATTCCTCTTGGACCCCTGCGCATCACGAAGTGATCAAGGCCGCAGCCCAAGACCCCCGTACCGCCCGCATTTTTGTTTTCCCCGGTGCCAAGGTGCAAATGTGCGCCGATGAAAAAGGCGACCGCAGTTATCTGCGCAAAATCCGTCCTTGGTACGGGCATCACTATCATTTCCACGTGCGCATCAACTGCCCCAAAGGCGCGCGCGGCTGCGTAGATCAGGCGCCACCCCCACCCGGTGACGGCTGCGCCGATGCGCGCCAGTGGCAGGCTAATATCCTGAACCCGCCAAAGCCCGATCCGAACGCGCGCAAAACGACACCCAAGCCCAAGCGTGACATCTTGCTTGCGGACCTGCCTGCCCAATGCAACGCCGTTTTGAACGCAAACTGA
- a CDS encoding esterase-like activity of phytase family protein: MQRRFERKLIRACLPFFLLIACVAPAAQTEPVVQVDSVLTWSHPAPWFGGFSGVEVNADGTRLIAVSDRGRVVQARMVREEGRLVSLELEKNAPLKGPKGKALSGKAHDAESLARDNTGQLYVSFEHNHRVARLDSENGVTTPLPKHQDFAGFEPNAGMETLAAHPDGRLFTTPESGGPASGPFPLYAFDGNSWAITAEIPRRGPFLPVDADFAEDGTLYLLERTITPLGFRSRIRSFDLTAPALGEETLLTSGPGQYDNLEALSTWQDAAGQTRLTLLSDDNFFVMQRNEVVELILAKPGPGD; this comes from the coding sequence ATGCAACGCCGTTTTGAACGCAAACTGATCCGCGCTTGCCTCCCGTTCTTCCTGCTGATTGCCTGCGTGGCCCCCGCCGCGCAGACAGAGCCGGTGGTGCAGGTGGACAGCGTGCTGACATGGAGCCACCCGGCCCCGTGGTTCGGTGGCTTTTCCGGCGTCGAGGTCAATGCTGATGGCACCCGCCTAATAGCCGTGTCGGATCGCGGTCGCGTCGTGCAAGCGCGGATGGTTCGGGAAGAGGGCCGTTTGGTCTCTCTTGAACTTGAGAAGAACGCTCCGCTCAAGGGGCCCAAGGGCAAAGCCCTTTCGGGCAAGGCGCATGATGCGGAATCACTTGCGCGGGACAACACCGGCCAGCTCTACGTCTCGTTTGAGCATAACCACCGCGTTGCCCGGCTGGACTCCGAAAACGGGGTCACCACTCCCCTGCCCAAACACCAAGACTTTGCGGGGTTCGAGCCGAACGCGGGAATGGAAACATTGGCCGCCCACCCCGATGGGCGGCTATTTACCACACCCGAAAGCGGCGGCCCCGCATCTGGCCCCTTCCCGCTCTATGCCTTTGACGGCAATAGTTGGGCAATCACCGCAGAGATCCCGCGCCGGGGGCCGTTCCTGCCGGTGGATGCCGATTTTGCCGAGGACGGCACGCTTTATCTATTGGAGCGGACGATCACCCCGCTGGGCTTTCGCAGCCGTATCCGCAGCTTCGACCTCACCGCGCCTGCGCTTGGCGAAGAGACGCTGCTGACCTCCGGCCCCGGTCAATATGACAACCTCGAAGCGCTCAGCACATGGCAGGACGCGGCGGGGCAAACCCGGCTGACACTACTGTCGGACGACAACTTCTTCGTCATGCAGCGCAATGAGGTGGTAGAGCTGATCCTTGCCAAACCCGGTCCTGGGGACTAA
- a CDS encoding queuosine precursor transporter has protein sequence MTRTYLPGILAMAAIVVASNILVQFLFGQWLTWGAFTYPLAFLVTDVMNRLYGASAARRVVLVGFVVGLICSLIGTQIMGEFGPLVTVRIAVASGTAFLVAQLLDVTIFNRFRDGAWWRAPLVSTLISSAIDTALFFSIAFSASLSFIHTATDVAWAGEVLPLLGAGPLAPLWVSLAVADWSVKLAIALVALIPFRLLTARLATRP, from the coding sequence ATGACACGCACCTATCTCCCCGGCATCCTTGCCATGGCTGCCATCGTCGTGGCCTCGAATATCCTTGTTCAGTTCCTCTTTGGCCAATGGCTGACCTGGGGCGCTTTCACCTATCCGCTGGCGTTTCTCGTCACCGATGTGATGAACCGCCTTTACGGGGCCTCCGCCGCCCGCCGGGTCGTGCTGGTGGGTTTTGTCGTCGGCTTGATCTGCTCGCTGATTGGCACCCAGATCATGGGTGAATTTGGCCCGCTGGTAACCGTTCGCATTGCCGTCGCCTCAGGCACGGCCTTCCTGGTCGCGCAACTGCTTGACGTGACGATCTTCAACCGCTTCCGCGACGGCGCATGGTGGCGCGCGCCTTTGGTTAGCACACTGATCAGCAGCGCGATTGATACGGCGCTGTTCTTCTCCATCGCGTTCTCGGCCAGCCTGTCGTTCATCCATACGGCCACCGATGTGGCATGGGCGGGCGAAGTGCTGCCCCTGCTAGGAGCCGGCCCCCTCGCGCCGCTCTGGGTCTCGCTTGCCGTGGCGGATTGGTCGGTGAAACTGGCCATCGCACTCGTTGCGCTGATCCCTTTCCGGCTGCTCACTGCCCGGCTGGCGACCCGCCCCTGA
- the arfB gene encoding alternative ribosome rescue aminoacyl-tRNA hydrolase ArfB: protein MLHINDNIAIQDWELTESFMRASGPGGQNVNKVSSAVELRFEAATSPSLPQPVKNRLRRLAGRRWTTEGALVLQCDETRSQARNRELVRERLAELIRTALTPPKRRIATRPTLGSKKRRLKAKKVRGEVKAMRGKVDPNT, encoded by the coding sequence ATGCTGCACATTAACGATAACATCGCTATCCAAGACTGGGAGTTGACCGAGAGCTTCATGCGCGCCTCCGGCCCCGGTGGGCAGAATGTGAACAAGGTCTCCTCGGCGGTGGAATTGCGGTTCGAGGCCGCCACCTCGCCATCGCTGCCGCAGCCGGTCAAGAACCGCCTGCGCCGTCTGGCCGGGCGGCGCTGGACCACCGAAGGCGCGCTGGTATTGCAATGTGATGAAACCCGCAGTCAGGCGCGCAACCGCGAGTTGGTGCGCGAGCGGCTGGCCGAGCTGATCCGCACCGCCCTGACCCCGCCAAAACGCCGCATCGCGACCCGCCCGACGCTGGGATCGAAGAAACGCCGTCTTAAGGCCAAGAAGGTACGCGGCGAGGTCAAGGCGATGCGCGGCAAGGTTGATCCGAATACCTGA